The Pomacea canaliculata isolate SZHN2017 linkage group LG14, ASM307304v1, whole genome shotgun sequence genomic sequence GACACGTGTTGACGACATGCAAGTGTCAAGCGTGTCACTTCTGGTGACAGGGGGAAACAACGGTCGTCAAGAAAATCGGAGTCCTCCACGTGGCAAGAGACATTGGTGTGTGGAGAAAATTAAGTGTcgagtgtgtgttgtgtgtagtagTTAAGGTAGAGACTTATGATATCTGGGTTGTCCCCAGGGGATCGTAACGTGACTTCAGAAAACTAGCCATAAGTGCAATTTTCAAGTAATTGCATCTTTAGTGAATTTTATTCTCTAAATGGGAAAAGTTTGCTTTCCTAGCGTCTTGTTGCCATGCCTACAAGAACAAGGAAGTAAATGGTAGACAATCACGTGAGGCAACGCATTAAGATCGGGGACTCTCCAGAGGCTATTTTTAGAACTGCCTGTTTCTTTTTTCGCCGATACCTACCGGAGACCTGTCAAAGTGTTCCTACATACTAACGTACCTAGAAAACATCGTTTGGTACAATTGGCTAACGAGGTGCCTTGTATACATTACAGTCGTTACAATACGGTCTTGCACACTGAGATTCTTGGCATAACAGAATCTAGTTCCGCAAACTGACCGAACGATGTATTCTTCCGCGTCAACAGCATCACCCAAGGACAGCTAGCACGCAGCTTGCTTCTACATCCTGACATGTGGTGTTCACACACAGCAAACTGGGTTGCTCCGTCGTTCTTACTGGCTGTAGCAGCTCTTCACAGTACgttaattctttaaaataattaatcttGTACATTTTGAGTAGCTTTTAAACAGTATTTCTATCGACTGTTTCCTAGACGTGCAATTTGTGTACATAGTCGAGACTATACCCGAGCCTCGATCGCAGCTTTTCCTCCTGCTAGGATCAGGGTGGCTAAATAATGTGTACAGttactgtttgtatttgttAGCTGTAGTTTGCCGTGTCCTGCTCAGAGTAGTCAGGAGGCGAAAAGCAGGGACTTAACATATTTGTCTCCCATGTAGGGCGCCCTGGACCCCCTGGAGATGATGGCATTTCTGGCTTGCCTGGAATACCTGGAGAACGGGGATCAATGGGAGAGGATGGACTACCTGGTTTACCCGGCATAAAGGGAGCAAAAGGAGAACCCAACCTACTTGTCCGGGGGCCGAAGGGCTTTGCTGGAGAGCCTGGCCTGCCTGGACTTATAGGTGCGTGCTTTACACGTTTTGTGTGATGAGAAAGTGTGTGAATTACATCATTAACTGTTCAAATATGCAGAATGTTACAAGTCGAATTCAACCTGGCTGATGAAACATTATAGTTCCTCCTGTACAAGATGATGAGAGGCACAACAGCGCTATCCAGAACATTTTTTAGTTAAGATTAGGGcgttgcaaaaaaaaagaaaaaaatgatttttgaaataaatttcctAAACAAAGAATCGTAGAAGTATCAACCTATCTGAAAAATTCCCAATAAAAGTCTCTCTCGATGCACTTTGTTTAGATAATCATATAAACACGGTATAACCACCATTCAAATTGTTGCCATATGGATTTTTTGCATGAAATATTAAACCCGCTTTCTCCCAGAAACAGCCTTCAATGAGATTCGTACTTATTTTCGtacatgtacatttttcatGAAACAAAAGTTTGTATAACATAAGTGTTTTAAGTGCCTTTCCttaattttgaatgaaaaaggaaagaaaagtttcgttatctttatttttcttgtcctccAAAGGCCGCCGCGGAGCTAAGGGGATTGACGGAATGCCTGGCTTACCTGGTCTTCCTGGAATGAAAGGTGTTAGTGGTCTTCCTGGAGAATCTGGACTACCTGGACTTGATGGTGTGGAAGGCTTGCCAGGGCTAGATGTAAGCGCCAGATTTTACAGTTAAGGCCAATGATGTGCACATTTTACTAGACCTACATACGtgtcagatatatatatatgtgtgtgtgagagagagagtagctGTAAGCTGTAAAAATACTCTGATACAGACACACCAGTAATTCTTACTTCtttaaaattcataaataaacTGCAACCGATAACCGTTGTGCAGGGAGACCCAGGATTTTCTGGACTTCCGGGAAGGCAAGGTTTACCAGGGGAAGATGGTCCACGAGGACTTCCAGGACAAAAGGGCCTGATTGGAGAAATTGGGTATCCCGGTCTCAAAGGGACTACGGGTCGGAAGGGTATAAagggtaaatttttttttattgttcacatACTATTTTGAACCAGCGTGAACTGCTGTCCTGTCTGACATGTGCAGTGCAACCCGACTAGGTAGTCAGGGCTGTTCTGTCCTTTTATGTTTGTTCAAGGCGAGGATTAGGAGCATTTTAATTAGATAAAACAGAGATCCGACAACGAAATGTGCATTCTTTAAGCTTTTCACTTTATGAAATCGTCGGTTCTCGTGTCCGAAACTTGCACTCCAGATATAGAAAAGCGAAGAGTAAGAATATGATAAAAATGGGAATGAGAGTCCATGCAAACTGTAGACtatattaaagaaaaagcttttattaaaaaaaactaaaacatatgGAGTGTAAAGAAAGAGGATCTGCGGAATCTGTAGAATACTATGAGGAAACAATAGAAGAATGAGGAACCATGAGAATGAATACAAAAGAGTTAGAATACATTGACATAAACTACGTGGAGATTAGAACGCATTGAAGATTGAACACATTATTGCACAGGTGCGACAGGACCAAGAACGCCTTTCAACAATTTCGAGCTTCTTAAAGGCAGCCCTGGTGACACATTTTTTCCAGGACTTCGTGGATTACCTGGTGATCCTGGACTACCAGGTAGGAGATGCATATAATCGATTACCTGTAGGTGATACGGTACTATGGTGTGAAGTAACCGATTTCAAGTTCATTACATTCCGCGGAGAGGCAGGAACTCGACACGGGGTTTGggggtggttggttggtggaTGATGCAAGAGGTTTAAGAATTTCTAATACATTGGGTCGTGCCACTGTTTAAAAATCCGACAAAAACCAAAAGGCTGTGGATACTTAATAGCAGCAGCAAAACAGCAGTTTACAAATATATCTTGTCCTCTATCATTAGAACATTGAAAGTAACCGATATGAAACTTATCCGAAATTTTCAGAGAAAGTCTCATTTTTGAGTGAAACGTACAAAAGTgatcatcatttttatcaaattaCTAGCAAAAATGGACTGAATAGTTTCTCCCTTCCTATGTCAACCAAAGATTacattgttttcaatgtttctcCCATACTAGGTATTGATGGCTTCCCAGGCCTGCCTGGACGCAAAGGAGAAGCCGGTGAGCCCGGTTTCTATGGCCTTGTAGGAGAGTCGGGTAGGCCGGGACTTGCCGGCGGACGAGGGAGAAGCGGCACACCTGGTTTTCCTGGGGAACCTGGTCGAGTGGGAGTACCAGGTGTTCCTGGTGCACCTGGCACTGGGCCCGGCATATTCTTTACaaggtgtgtttgtttgtctatgTGAGAGATTGTTGTGGAAGGGTGAGGGATGGATTGCGAAAATAGGAAGTGGAGAAGGACGAGCGTGTGAAGCTTTTTGACCTGTCCTTTTAAGGATGAACTCCGCAATCTGCTTAACACTGCATCGGCAGCATCATGGCATTGAACATGCCATCGTCAAGTGCAACTCCACTGAATACAAacttaaattcatattttaaagAGTGACTGCAAACACGGACGTTGTTCAGTTAAAATGAAGTTATTGTTGATGCAGAACTTTTGATGAAGCTGGCAGAATCTTTCAAATCGTCTGATGGCTTTTTTGTCACAGACACAGTCAGACTACTTCACCACCCGACTGCCCCATCGGCACCACCAAGATGTGGGACGGGTACTCCCTCCTGTACGTCGTTGGCAACGGACGCGCTCACGGTCAAGATCTGGGTAAGAGTTCATTATACAGCTTAGTGGAATATCTGCCCTTTTCTCTTGTGTTGCTAAGAatggaaaaacttttttttatgtgtggTGCATTCAGCACCGCAGAATCagggtgtgtatatatatatcagtttgattagaaaatagtttttaaacacCCCGtagtagttttaaaatattaacattttgttacaTCATACAGACGCAGAAGGAAATATTGTTCCCTACGTGTATAAAAGGATTCCCCCAGATACTCTAACATTTACACCAATGGTGTAATAACTCTGTTATAAGAACGCCGTTGAGGTCGAATTTGACTTACAGAGTTATCTGCATGTTTGGAGGCCTCTCTAGTGTTTTACGGGGTTGTAAGTTGCGGATCAAATGTGAATACCTGGCCTTAACTACTGTAACATTCAATTGTTTTCAGATTTCACGTCTGTGGTTCAATAGTCTTTTGCCACACATTAACTCCAGCGAATGAGTGAAGGTCGAGGGGGATaccataatttttgttgttcatcAACAGGTGATGCGGGTAGCTGTTTGCGCCGCTTCCATACGATGCCGTTTATGTTCTGCAACATCAACAACGTGTGCAATTTCGCTTCGCGCTCCGATTACAGTTACTGGCTGTCCACGCCAGAGCCAATGACTGCCATGATGGACCCGGTTTCCGGTGACAGGATTCGCCCGTACATCAGCCGTTGTGCTGTCTGTGATACACCCTCACCGGTGAGTATACGTATATGTAATTGCATGTAACATGATCAAGTCCCACAAGTCTGTAATAAACCCTCGCCGACGTTACACTCCACCAGTCTTTACACCCTCGCTGGTCTGTGGTACACCTTCAGTGTTGCAACCAGTTTGTGGCACATCCTCACCAGTCTGTGACGCGTGCTCTCCAGATTTTTAACTCTAAGATGATGgaagtgtgttgttgtttatgatgattattattattgattttgcTGCTGTGATATCATATGCATCTGAGCAAGTGTGACTTGAAGGAGCAACGCTATATGAAATCATTTGAGAGTTAATAATCTCACTGTGAAGGGCAGCCTTGACCTATGTGATAAGGAATAGGTCAGTATAGTGAACACGTTCATTGCTTTCTGTGTCCATTCTGTAGTCTGAAATGATGTCTTGGACTGTAATGAGCAAGACACACGGCAATTTTCAACTTGACATTGTCTTTCAGATCATCGCAGTCCACAGCCAGACGATGGTGATTCCAGACTGCCCAGAGGGATGGAGTGGTGTGTGGATAGGCTGGAGCTTCGTGCTGGTGAGCATACAGCTTTCCtcatcaaaacagactttaatgtGTTAACTGTTTGCAATCGTCAACTACGACGATGTCAGCGCACgaaaacttgtttatttgtttctttcagctCGCTTTCTTTAACAGATTCaaatatgtaattaaatatCTATcttgatatatatgtgtgcgcgCCTGCACGTGTACTTTTGTTTACAGAGCACCGGCTCTGGCACCAGCGGCACAGGACAAGGTCTGCAATCCCCAGGCTCCTGTCTGGAAGACTTCAGAACATCCCCGTTCATTGAGTGTCACGGGCGAGGCACATGCAACTACTATGCCACGTCGGCAAGGTAATCATATCGTGTGCAATACCTACATTATGTACCACCTAAGCACCTCAGTCTGAATGAGACACACTTCATTGGGTTAATGCATGCGTGTACAATATTAGATCGATACGAAAAGCCTTCCTTTGCTTCAGATCATATATATATCccgaaattattttattttcagtttttaagacCTCTCAATAGTTGATTATGCGAGGTATCAAGAGGGAATACTGTAGACTGTACACTTGCAGTACAATTTTATCGTTTTACAGCTTGTATCACTAAGAGTGAACATACTCTGTTgacgtgtaaacaaacaaacaaacaaacaaacaaacaaacaaacaaacaaacaaacaaacaaacaaacaaacaaacaaacaaaaacaaaaacaaaaatcaaaccaaaaaaaaaaaaaaaaataaaaaaaaaaacaaaaacaaaaaaaacaaaacccaaacctCTAGGCATTTTCCCTCCCTGTTGTGTCGGTGTGTGCTGCTGATTTCTTAGCTCCGAAATCTtcaagctttttgttttttgtttccctAACAGCTTCTGGATGACAACCATCGAAAGAGCCGACCAGTTCAGACGACCTTTGTCAGAAACTCTCAAAGCTGGCGATCTGAGGAGACGTATCAGCAGGTGTCAGGTGTGCATCAAAGACTTCGGAACAGGCCCAGCGTTCTTTAGGATGGTGAAGTGAGCGCCAGCCGCCATGTCAGGGTCAACATCACAGAGTCCGCGCGGGCAAGAGGGATAATCCGTGATGCAGCAGTTATTATCTACACGAAGAGCGCTTCAAATTTCCACCGCCACTTGTCAGTAACACTAATTCTACACATGAGAAGCAGCAATAACTTCTTTCAGGGTCTCGGGAGGGGCGGTAAGTtgtgggaagggggagggaatcgtgtgtatatatgtataggaGATTACTGCTTGTTTCTATACCGCGGAAGTATGTATTTGTTTAGTATGAGACGTATGATGCATCCTTAAATTAGCTGCCATGTTCAAGTCCATACAGTTAACCctggatgtttttttttgttttgactgtcTATTTTTGGCTTACTGCGTTATTTCAAGTGGTGCTACGTGTTTCTTTTACTTAAtgggttattattattactattaatacTATTTTTTGTACCTGATTCCGTGTTTTAGGCATCATTCAAAATTTTTGTGCTCACGGACCTTGTGTATCATGATGAATATACCAAGAATACAGTTGATTTTCAACGTGCATTCTGCGTTGTTTCCCAGCATGTGCCAAAAGTTTAGTCATCTATCACTGCCAACGCTAAGCTTCAGTCGAAGTTTGGTTCGCACTTAATGTGATATGGATggtttgtgaattttttttctgattgtgaGTGTGTTACTTATCTctttgctgaaatatttttgaaatgttgtcAGATCAGCATGCAGAATAAAAGTGTCAATGAGTACGCCGACATTTGTATTCACAAATAATCTTGTCATCTCATTtagtatttgtattattttttttttaccttaggGGCCGGGGGAAAACCCATTTATTGGAACTTTTCTTTAGTAGCCATTGGCACATCGAATATAAGTATTGGGAATTCCTTCACATAGAGCACTGCCTTGTGCGTCTATCAGTTTACCAATGTACCTAATGAACACCTGCTAAGACCGTGTTTCAGCAGAATGGATGACAATAAGAAGTCAAATTTCAATACAGATAACTTCCTTAGGTCCATGAGTAGCCGGTTTGTAATCGgttgttgtaattttttaacTCCAGTTCTTAGCGAGATAATTTGTCTTGTCCCTTCTAGacatatttgttaaaattctAGAAACAGTTACTGTATGGGTCCTTAAATAATCCTCAAAATACATAACAGATTATTTCATGACAACTTTACAAGCAGAAACGTAGACTTTAATTTCAATTAGACTTTATTATAAAGGTAGGGgagaaaagacaacaaataatacataaactgaataaaatcttaTCTAGGTGAGATTTAGCTACTGGTAGTGTACACACCCTGATTTTCTACAAGTTGCTCATGTGATAGAGATATTAGTAGATTAAACATGAAAGCAGAGAGTCAAACCGTCGCTAAACATTTGGCTCTGTACTGGTTCGTTCATTTTTTGTACTTCTGGAATAAACATCAATTGGCTTAAAGAATactttttaaactgttattCTTCAGCGAGAATTTGAGAGACTGTATGTCGTCGTGTTCCAAGATTTATGTTCATGCATCTTCGAAATCCTCCCTCAATGAAAAAAGTGTCTGCTcgtcagaaataaaatattaattttgtaatttttattcgGCATCTTTGGTGATAATCAGAGTAGTCGAACGTTGCAGGATTTCTGCAATGTTTGTTTCATCGTTGGACAGGCCTGGTGCCAGCATCTCTGATCTTGGCTTGAGCAAgtaaaatctttcttctctgcTCTTCCTTTTCCTGCCTCCTCTTTTCCATGAtaacatttattgtgtaaataaagGGGTTCAGGGCAGGCTTGAGGGGAAGAACAAAGATAGCCAAGGTCACATGTACATCGCTGGCGACCGGTACGCCAGTGGAGGCCATGAACCCCATCAAACCAATCGGAAACCAACACGCGAAATCGAATATGGCGATCGTTATGAGCCTGCGTGCCAGAGTCAGATCGGTTCCCTTCTTGGTGGTGTCTGTAGCGGACATGCTGTTGACCCGAACTGACCAGAAGATAGCCGCTTGTCCGGCAGCAATGgcgaagaagagaaagaagtttAGGACTATCAGGACACCGAAGGTGTAGTCGTAGACGGAGGAGTTATTCCGCGTGACAGGCAGTGGAACGCACATGCCCGTCCGGGCGTAGAACTGCCAGTGAGATGTGACCGGAAGTAGGGGAACGAGAGCCAGCAGAGCACCCGCCAGCCAGGCCACGGCGCACGCGACCTGCGCAGATCGCTTCCGGAACCGCAGAGTGCTGAACGGGAAACGGAGCACGAGGACGCGGTCGAGTGTGATGAGGCAGACAAGCAGAGCCGACACCTCGCTTGACAGGAACGAGGTGAAGCCGGCGAATTTGCAGACTATACCCGCCTTCCAATCCGACTCGTGCCGGAAGTACTCTCCCATGTAGACGCGGTCGGCTACCCCCACCACCGACAGGTACAGGCCCATGAGGAAGTCCGATACGCACAGGTTGGTGAAGACATCGTAACCAAGATCGTTCTTCTCCTTGCGAAGAAGCAGTCGGTAGGCTAGGGCAGACAGATTGCCCACGAGGGCCAGCGTGGCGAAGGATGCCAGAAACACTCGGTAGAGGGGCGAGCGAAGGAGGGCATCGCAGGAAGAGAGATGATCGGAGGGAGCCTGGCAGTTTTGGACGTTAAAATCCGCGGGTAGGATAGCCGGACAACACAACTTAAAGTTGTCGGCAAAGACGGTCTGCAGCCTGACCAGTCCCGAGAACATGTCAGGCGGAAAAGAGATGACTCGGCAACCACGCATGTCCAGCAAACGAAGCTCTTTGAACGGCTTGAAGCCTTCTCCTAGCACGAATTCCACTCCGCTGTTGGAGAAGTTCAGGTGACGCAGGTGAGGAAAGCCGGCCAACGTGTTAGAGCTAAGTTTAGTGACCTGTACGCCGGAGAGATCAAGGATATGAAGACTGTGAGAAAAGATGCCGGAGAAGAAGGGGTAGATAAGGGGGTTGTTGCTGAGGAAGAGCTGTCGCAGATTCTGCAGACTCGTCAGGAACTCTCCGCTTACTGATGT encodes the following:
- the LOC112554929 gene encoding collagen alpha-5(IV) chain-like, translating into MGEDGLPGLPGIKGAKGEPNLLVRGPKGFAGEPGLPGLIGRRGAKGIDGMPGLPGLPGMKGVSGLPGESGLPGLDGVEGLPGLDGDPGFSGLPGRQGLPGEDGPRGLPGQKGLIGEIGYPGLKGTTGRKGIKGATGPRTPFNNFELLKGSPGDTFFPGLRGLPGDPGLPGIDGFPGLPGRKGEAGEPGFYGLVGESGRPGLAGGRGRSGTPGFPGEPGRVGVPGVPGAPGTGPGIFFTRHSQTTSPPDCPIGTTKMWDGYSLLYVVGNGRAHGQDLGDAGSCLRRFHTMPFMFCNINNVCNFASRSDYSYWLSTPEPMTAMMDPVSGDRIRPYISRCAVCDTPSPIIAVHSQTMVIPDCPEGWSGVWIGWSFVLSTGSGTSGTGQGLQSPGSCLEDFRTSPFIECHGRGTCNYYATSASFWMTTIERADQFRRPLSETLKAGDLRRRISRCQVCIKDFGTGPAFFRMVK